In Hydractinia symbiolongicarpus strain clone_291-10 chromosome 4, HSymV2.1, whole genome shotgun sequence, the following proteins share a genomic window:
- the LOC130641273 gene encoding tigger transposable element-derived protein 4-like — MATAQTTSRKKTVLTIKEKYLALKELEKEGTTKKSIAKKYGVPPNTLSYWVKNKSDIFTKYESGQYGVKRQKLSSGKYDNIDKAVYKWFVNARERTVPISGQIIQEKALDFAKQFNEPDFKASEGWLDRWKYRQNIIYRITSGEEKFCTPGMTASWEETHLPTILSRYDLQDIFNADEFGLFYQMLPTNTYHAKGERCAGGKFSKVRLTGLAAGNALGEKLSMFVIGKSVTPRCFKGVRSLPCQYKAQKKAWMDSEIFTDYVKKLDVKFETAGRKIVLIIDNCPAHPEVTGLKAVELVFLPPNTTSKTQPMDQGVIRALKAYYRSNLVKRQIKFIDGGKDVPKINILKGMQILVKLWDAVSKDTVKNCFKKAGISKEAQITSLNDADDPFKSLSDSISELKKREVDGDIFNADDFVDIDFEVCTSKSI, encoded by the coding sequence ATGGCAACCGCTCAGACAACTTCAAGGAAGAAAACTGTTCTGACgatcaaagaaaaatatcttgctttgaaagagcttgaaaaagaAGGAACAACTAAAAAGTCTATTGCTAAAAAGTATGGTGTCCCACCTAACACACTTTCATACTGGGTTAAGAATAAAAGTGACATTTTTACCAAGTATGAATCAGGCCAGTATGGAGTTAAAAGACAAAAGCTTTCTTCCGGAAAATACGATAACATTGATAAAGCAGTTTACAAGTGGTTCGTTAACGCTCGTGAAAGAACTGTGCCGATTAGTGGTCAAATCATTCAAGAAAAAGCATTGGATTTTGCAAAGCAATTCAACGAACCTGATTTTAAAGCTTCAGAAGGCTGGCTAGACAGATGGAAGTACAGACAAAACATCATTTACAGAATTACTTCTGGAGAGGAAAAGTTTTGTACACCAGGGATGACAGCAAGCTGGGAAGAAACACACCTGCCAACCATTTTGTCACGCTATGATTTACAAGACATTTTCAATGCTGATGAATTCGGCTTGTTCTACCAGATGCTTCCAACAAATACCTATCATGCCAAAGGTGAAAGATGTGCTGGTGGAAAGTTCAGCAAAGTTCGTTTAACAGGACTTGCAGCAGGAAATGCCCTAGGTGAAAAGTTGTCCATGTTCGTTATCGGAAAATCGGTTACACCGCGCTGTTTCAAAGGAGTCAGAAGTCTTCCCTGTCAGTACAAAGCTCAAAAGAAGGCCTGGATGGATTCTGAAATCTTTACCGATTATGTGAAAAAACTCGATGTTAAATTTGAAACTGCGGGTCGAAAGATTGTCTTGATAATTGACAATTGCCCAGCTCATCCAGAAGTCACTGGTCTTAAAGCAGTAGAATTAGTTTTTCTACCACCAAATACAACGTCTAAGACCCAGCCCATGGATCAAGGTGTAATCCGAGCATTGAAGGCATATTACCGGTCAAATCTTGTGAAACGTCAAATAAAGTTCATTGACGGCGGTAAAGACGTTcctaaaattaacattcttaaAGGGATGCAAATCTTGGTCAAATTATGGGACGCTGTTTCAAAAGACACCGTTAAAAACTGCTTTAAGAAGGCAGGCATCTCAAAAGAAGCACAGATCACGAGTCTCAATGATGCTGATGACCCATTTAAATCTCTTTCTGACAGCATAAGCGAgttgaaaaaaagagaagttgACGGCGACATCTTTAACGCAGATGATTTTGTGGATATTGATTTTGAGGTATGCACGAGTAAATCAATTTAA
- the LOC130642238 gene encoding substance-P receptor-like, giving the protein MDSEELKRFCLNNTATFCQDATDFGKDLPIYFFVSVIVVTLVGLTLNTTVIYCTIRKKKQKSAMDILLLSLAVSDAIFNIITAIALLLSMVGAKFGYFDVFVISAVTFEFTHLSVIASTLHVLMISFERYLAVLHPLRYKSYTGTRRMKKIIFILWILTLLIQSSKTIFQFHDGFVSSIKYEQEVFYISAGIIFTSGIILGYVYSFVGFALYKHIISQESMRVQFQSKRLRKETTATITGGMVTSGFIILTYPLAVSFCMPYDSTTAKVTIAL; this is encoded by the coding sequence ATGGACAGTGAAGAACTAAAACGTTTCTGTCTCAATAATACTGCAACATTTTGTCAAGATGCGACAGACTTTGGTAAGGATCTCCCGATTTACTTTTTTGTATCAGTAATCGTTGTTACCTTAGTTGGCTTAACCTTAAACACTACAGTAATATACTGCACCATtcgtaaaaaaaaacagaaatcggCGATGGATATTTTATTATTGAGTTTAGCGGTTTCTGACGCAATATTTAACATCATCACTGCGATAGCTTTACTTTTGTCCATGGTCGGAGCAAAGTTTGGTTACTTCGACGTCTTTGTTATATCCGCTGTTACATTTGAATTTACCCACCTCTCGGTTATTGCTTCAACTCTGCATGTCTTAATGATTTCATTTGAACGTTACTTAGCTGTGTTGCATCCACTGAGGTATAAATCATATACAGGTACAAGGCGtatgaaaaaaatcatttttatcttATGGATCTTGACATTATTAATTCAAAgctcaaaaacaatttttcaatTTCATGATGGTTTTGTGTCGTCTATCAAATATGAACAGGAAGTTTTTTACATATCGGCAGGAATAATATTTACATCCGGAATTATTCTCGGATATGTTTATTCTTTTGTTGGATTCGCCTTATATAAACATATTATATCACAAGAGTCCATGAGAGTGCAATTTCAAAGCAAAAGGTTGAGGAAAGAAACTACGGCTACCATAACTGGTGGAATGGTTACGAGTGGTTTCATAATACTGACATATCCATTGGCTGTCTCGTTTTGCATGCCGTATGATTCAACAACAGCGAAAGTTACTATCGCTCTTTAA
- the LOC130641272 gene encoding uncharacterized protein LOC130641272, with amino-acid sequence MCSYYNDTEVTDEDIDKMEEHFMVFIRKRLRVKYLLLAEADELEKHLRNAKIVKLTGAPLGIIGTGLGIAGFVSGFFTLGAGFSLCIAGAAVAGAGGALGVGGNATTFVATKCSVSEAKRLLEEDRRATERLKRELNKWSNLASAAGGVVSTCVNGWSIYTNSIRMVSAACNAMDDVALTAFRSLSSTARVFQAIGVAVSVVFLPSDIYTIVTHSQDIHKNKIPQTVTYLREVAEQITIPDENELKEKFRRLKNRSSYYYRDSLM; translated from the exons ATGTGTAGCTATTACAACGACACAG AAGTGACGGATGAAGATATTGATAAAATGGAAGAACATTTTATGGTTTTCATAAGAAAACGACTCCGTGTAAAATATCTGTTGCTTGCAGAAGCTGATGAGCTAGAGAAACATCTCCGAAACGCAAAAATTGTTAAG ttAACAGGTGCTCCACTCGGCATAATTGGAACTGGACTTGGTATCGCTGGTTTTGTTTCTGGATTTTTCACTCTTGGTGCAGGATTTTCCTTGTGTATTGCAGGAGCGGCCGTTGCGGGCGCTGGTGGTGCACTTGGAGTAGGTGGGAATGCAACAACATTTGTTGCTACAAAATGCAGTGTTTCTGAAGCAAAACGCTTATTAGAGGAAGACAGGCGCGCAACTGAACGCCTTAAAAGAGAATTGAATAAATGGTCTAACTTAGCATCTGCTGCTGGAGGAGTGGTAAGCACGTGCGTAAATGGTTGGAGTATCTACACCAATTCTATCAGGATGGTGAGCGCGGCATGCAATGCGATGGATGATGTAGCTCTCACTGCTTTTCGTTCCTTATCCAGCACAGCAAGAGTATTTCAAGCAATAGGCGTTGCGGTTTCTGTGGTATTCTTACCCTCTGATATATACACCATCGTTACACACTCACAAgatattcacaaaaataaaataccaCAGACAGTAACCTATTTGCGTGAAGTTGCGGAACAGATAACCATTCCAGATGAAAATGAACTCAAAGAAAAGTTTAGACGTCTGAAGAACCGGTCATCTTATTATTATCGGGATTCACTTATGTGA